The sequence CGTGCATTCTTTACTTGGCTGCAGCGGGGGTGGGAACTCTCGGGATTGTGGATAGTGATATCATTGATCTCAGTAATCTGCAGCGCCAGGTTGTGCACACCACGCCCGAAGTCGGGCGGCCCAAGACCGAGTCCACCAAGGAGCGCGTCGCGGTGCTCAACCCGGATGTACGGGTGGTGGAGCATCGGCTGCGCCTCACCCGGGAAAATGCGGCCGGGATTATCCAAGAGTATGATTTTGTGATTGACGGGACGGATAATTTTCCGACCAAGTATCTGGTCAACGATGTGTGCGTGCGATTGGGCAAGCCCTTTTCACATGCGGGCATTTTGCGTTTTGAGGGGCAAATCTTGACCGTGGTGCCTGGTGTGAGTGCGTGTTACCGCTGCCTCTTTCCTGAGGAACCCCCTGAGGGCATGGTCCCGAGTTGTCAGGAGGGCGGAGTGCTTGGGGCTGTGGCCGGAGTGATGGGATCGCTTCAGGCCATTGAGACCCTCAAATGGTTGCTTGGTGTCGGAGAGCTTCTCAAGGGGAGGCTTCTGATCTACGACGCCCTAGAGTCCACCTTCCGTACCGTACGTATACCTAAGATGAACGATTGCCCCGTGTGCTAAGGAGATACCCATATGGCCAACAAAATGATCCACCTGATCTTTCCTCAAGAGCTCATCAAAGAGCCTTTAATCTACCAAATGGCGAAAAAGTACGACGTTATTCCCAATATCCGCCGTGCCAAGATCACCGAGACCGTGGGGGAGGTTGTCCTGGAACTCGAGGCCTCGGAAAAGAACCTCGATTCCGGGATTGCCTTCCTCAAAGAGCAAGGGGTTAAGGTGGAGCCGGTGGTCGGGGATATTGTAGAACCCTAAGTGTGTTCTTCTCCGCGTACCGCTGAGTTCTCGTATTTTGACCACGAGGCCGATATCGGTGTGCTGTCCCAAGGCGCAAGTCCGCAGGAGGCGTTTTGCTCTGCGGCCCAAGCCACCTGGAATGTGATTGCCGATCTTTCTACAGTAGAACCCCTGGAAGAATTAGTATTGGAGTGTGAGGCCCCCACCGCTGAAGAGCTCTTGGTGGAGTGGCTGAACCGTCTCCTGGCCGAGGCCGATATTCGCGGCTGGGTCTTCTGTGAGTTCCGTATCGAGTCCTGGTCTTCCGGGCGCTTGGTGGGGCGGGCCTTGGGCGAAGTTCTGGATATGGACAAGCATCGCATGAAGTCTGAAGTCAAAGCCGCGACCTATTGTGAAAACCGGGTCTGGGAGGAAGGCGGCCGCTGGTTTTGCCGCTTCGTCATCGACGTTTAATGCATTGAAGTGAGGGGGGCAGGGACAGTTCTTGCGCCCGATTCTCTGAACAGAAAGAGAACTGTCCCTGAAAGTTATGGACAAAATTCTCAACGAACGATTGCTCAGAGCCGACTCCCAAAACCGCCGCCGTGTGCTTCGGGAACTCGAGGGGCCGCCCGGGCCTGTGCAGTATTTTGAAGGGCGGGAGCTCCTGAATTTTTGCTCCAACAATTATCTGGGTTTGGCCG is a genomic window of Candidatus Omnitrophota bacterium containing:
- a CDS encoding ThiF family adenylyltransferase, translating into CILYLAAAGVGTLGIVDSDIIDLSNLQRQVVHTTPEVGRPKTESTKERVAVLNPDVRVVEHRLRLTRENAAGIIQEYDFVIDGTDNFPTKYLVNDVCVRLGKPFSHAGILRFEGQILTVVPGVSACYRCLFPEEPPEGMVPSCQEGGVLGAVAGVMGSLQAIETLKWLLGVGELLKGRLLIYDALESTFRTVRIPKMNDCPVC
- a CDS encoding NIL domain-containing protein, which produces MANKMIHLIFPQELIKEPLIYQMAKKYDVIPNIRRAKITETVGEVVLELEASEKNLDSGIAFLKEQGVKVEPVVGDIVEP
- a CDS encoding archease, which gives rise to MCSSPRTAEFSYFDHEADIGVLSQGASPQEAFCSAAQATWNVIADLSTVEPLEELVLECEAPTAEELLVEWLNRLLAEADIRGWVFCEFRIESWSSGRLVGRALGEVLDMDKHRMKSEVKAATYCENRVWEEGGRWFCRFVIDV